The genomic stretch GTCGCCCTGCACGCGCAGCGCGTAGACGTCCGGGTGACGGGCGAAGACGCTATCCACGGTGAGCCAGTCCTCCACCGCCTCCACCGCTTCCACGCCGGTACCGGCGGCAATCGTGCCGCGCACCGGCACGCGCGCCACGCCCAAGCCCTCCAGCATCTGGACCTGGGGCGTCAGCTCGTAGCTGCCCCAGGCCGTGCGGCGCAGGTAGCCCTTGGTCTCCAAGCGCTTCAGGTGGTGGTGCGCCGCCGCCGGTGCGCGCGCGCCGATGCAGCGGGCAATCTCTTCCAAGGTGGGCCAGCGTCCCTCCTGCTGCACGCGCGTGATAAACGTCAGCACCTGCCGTTGCTTGCCGGTTAGTGGCTTACCCGTCGTATGCGTTTCCTTCATGTGCACCTTCCTCTCTGTCGCCAACTATCGCTAACGAATGAATCTGTCATCGGGTGTCTCCGGTGTGGGAGACCTTTGCACAACTCAAGCCGGTAAGTGAGAAGATCCCCTCACCCTAACCCTCTCCCCCAGGAGAGGGAACCGGAGCCGC from Chloroflexota bacterium encodes the following:
- the lexA gene encoding transcriptional repressor LexA, with product MKETHTTGKPLTGKQRQVLTFITRVQQEGRWPTLEEIARCIGARAPAAAHHHLKRLETKGYLRRTAWGSYELTPQVQMLEGLGVARVPVRGTIAAGTGVEAVEAVEDWLTVDSVFARHPDVYALRVQGDSMVDACVCDGDHVLLRPQPAAENGEMVAALREDGTATLKHLQRDGGQVFLVPANPYYPTLPGDNITILGKVVGVIRVFA